The nucleotide window ACTGCGCCGGTTCCTGGAAGGGGGAGACCGGATACCAGCCACCGTACGAGGGGGCGATCACCGCCGGCAGCGAGCTGATCGCCTTCGAGGATCGCGCGGCGGACCGCCGGTTCTCCGTCGACCTGCGCGCGGGAGTGCGCTGGCACGGCCCTTCGGGCGGCTACACGCAGGTCACCGATCTGCTGGGAAAGCTGACCCACGCGGACGAGTACGTCACCACCACCGGGCAGCTCGCCGTGTACGGGCGGATCGCCCGCTGGTTGCAGCTCCGCGTCGTTGGGCTCGTGGGCAGGGACTCGGCGCACTTCCTCACCAACGAGGACATCGGCGAGGACAAGGACGGCGACGGGAACATCACCATCTCGCAGGGGACCGGCGCTCCCGCGCCCGATCAGAACCCGAACTACGACTTCCGCGTCGACCAGCCCGGCCGCCGCCTCCGCGCCGAACCGTCGTTGTTCTGGGGCATCTCCGGCACCCTGTCCCTCAATTTTTAAGTCTGGAGCCGCTACTTTTTCAATTTCAGGGCCAGCTGATAGACGTCTCGCTTGGAATGGGTCGTCGAGAGAGCGTCGGCGATTTCCTTTGGACGCTCGCCGCGCGCCAGGCGGGAGCGGATCTCCGATTCCAGGACCGCCGGGTCCTCGGACTCCGCCTCCGGGGCGCCGCGGACGACGATGACCACTTCGCCGCGGACATCGGCGGAGAAGCGCCGCTCCAGTTCCGAGAGTGTCCCGCGCGCGAGCTCCTCGTGCATCTTCGTCAGCTCCCGCGCGACCAGGGCCCGACGGTCGCCGAGCTCCGCGCGCAGATCCGCGAGCGTATCCGCCAGGCGCTGCGGCGCCTCGTAGAAGACCAGCTGTGAGCGCAGCGGACGCAGCTCCAGCAGCATCTGCGACCGCTGCGTCGCCTTGCGCGGCAGGAAGCCCGCGAAGTGAAACCGCCCCTCGGGAAACCCACTGATGCTCACCGCCGCGACGGCGGCGTTCGGCCCCGGGACCGGCACCACCTGGACGCCCTCCTCCGCCGCGCGGCGGACCAGGACCGAGCCGGGATCGCTGACCGCCGGCGTGCCGGCATCGGTGACGAGGGCCAGCGACTCGCCGCTGGCGAGCCTGCGGACGAGCGGTTCCACCCGCGCCGCCTCGTCGAATGCCGGCAAGGAGTGAAGCGGCTTGTGGATGCCCAGATGCTTGAGGAGGTTGCCGGAATGGCGCGTGTCCTCGGCGATGACGCCGTCGCACTCGCGCAGCACCTCCCGGGCGCGCTCGGTCAGATCGCGCAGGTTTCCGATCGGCGTCGCCACCACGTAGAGAGACATGGGAGAGACTTGTACAGCCTAAGACGCAGGCGCAAAGCCGCACCTTTCGGTGCGGCAGCGCCTAAACATCGAATGCGTTCTCGAAGTGGGTCAACGCCGGCCCCTGCGGGCCGTCCACCACCGCGATGACGTCGAAGCGCGCGGCCTTCCCGCGGCCGCCACGGTGCGCGAGATAATCGCGGGCGGCAGCGATCACCCGTCGCTGTTTGCGCGGATCGACGGTCTCCTCCGGGCTGCCGAAGAGCGACGTCGCCCGGGTGCGCACCTCGACGAACACCAGCAGCTCGCCCCTCTCGGCGATGATGTCCACCTCGCCGAGCCGGCAACGGTGGTTGCGCGCGACGATCCGGTAACCGCCGGCGCGCAGCAGCCCCGCCGCTGCCTCTTCCCCCAGCGCTCCAAAACGCGCTTTCGTCATGCCTGCAGGACCAGATCGGCGGTGCCGGGTGCCGGCGCATCGGCGACGCGGTGGATGACTTGCGTCTGCGTCCCGATGCCCTTGAGCATCTTGCCGATCAGCGCTCGTTTGGGAGCCTCGAGAATTCCGAAGGCGTCGTCGACGACCACCGGCAGGCGCTTGTACCCAGCCACGCGCTCGAGCAGCGTGAGCCGCAGGGCAGCGTACACCAGGTCCCGCAACGGAGGCGGCAGCGACATGAACGAACCCGTGCGACCGTCGGGCGCGCCGAGGACGAGCATCCCCTTGTCATCGGGCTTTCCGGAGACCACGCGCTTGTCGGTCAGCGCGTGGAGATAAGCGGTGAGGCGGGCCGACATCTGCGACCACAGCTCGTCGACGCCGAGATTGAGCAGCTCCGCCGCGCGGGAGATGACGTGCCTCGGCAGCTCCACCTCCGGAACCGCCACGCCGTTTTTCGACGCCGAGATTCCCAGGGCGTGCTTGAGATCCGCCTCGATCTCGGCGATGGGCCGGGAGAATCCCATCTGGTGCACTTGGTCCTCGAGCTTCGTCTTCTCCGACTCGAGGAGCGGGATCTCGACCGAGAGGCGCGTCACCTCGGGCTCGAGCTTCAACTTCTGCAGTCTCTCCAGCGCAGTCTCCCGCCGCTCGACGACGACCTCGCGGTCCTTGAACAGCGCCAACAGATCGACGGGCGAGTCCACCTTCGCCGCGCGCAAAGCAGCCTTGAGCGGCGCCTGCTCCGCCTCGTAGTCCTTCTTGATCCTCACCTCGCGCTCCTTCAGCTCCTGCACGTAGGTGGCGGCCTGCTTGTCGGCCTCGTCACCCTCGATCCAGCGAAGCACGACGATCAGCGGAGCCAGCAGCGGGACCAGGCCGAAGACCGCGACCGGCGGGCGCTTGAAGAAGTACGCGAGAGCATCGACGGCGATGCCGAGGAGGAGACCGCCGTAGAACCAGGCGTTCGAGAAGACGGGCTCCGGCAGCGGCGGGACGGTCTGGGCCGCCTTCTGCCGCCGCCTCACGACGTCGGCGAGACCATCGTCGCGCTTCTTCAGATCCTCCTTCGCGCGCGAGGCCTTGGTGGTCAGCTCCTTGATCTCCTCCGGCGGCCAGGGGGAACGCTTCAGCTCGTCCTGCACCGCCGCCAGATCCGCCTCCGCGTCCTTGAGCTTCTGTTGCTGGACCTTGAGGTCGTGCAGGCGCTGGGCGACCTTGAAGAGGCGATCCTGCGCCGCCTCGAACTTCCTGGTCATCTCCAGCTCTTCCTTCAAGGCGCGGACGCGCGGCTGGTCGACGTACGCGTCGTTCGCGGCGGCGGCCGCCTTTCCGCGCAGCGACGGGAGCTCGTTGATCTCGAGGACGAAGAACCCGGTATACGCGTCGCTCTGCGGCATGCCGCACTCGACGCGCAGGAACGAGTCGATCTCGAGCTGATCCTCAGTGATCTCCTCGAACCTCTTCGTCGCGGGATCGAAACGCAGGAGCTGCCGGCTTCCGCCCAGCTCGCGCAGGAGCCGATACGGTCTTCCGTCGCCCGAGAGCAGCCCGACGCCGACGCGCGTGGGGCCGGCGCCGTCGGTGAGCCGCTTGGGATCGTCGGGCGCCGGGCACACCGACGCAGTGAGAGCGGTGCGTAGAGAAGACGCCTTGGAGACCACCGCCACGTACCCCGATTTGAGCGAGAGCTGCCCATCTGCCGGCAGGTCCTTGACCTTCTGGAACAGCAGCTCCGTGAGCTGCACCCTCGCCCCCTCCGCGAAGAAACATCGCCTGCTAGAATTGCCTTGCGGTTACCTTCACTGTGGAGCTCCGCCTTCTTCGGCGCTCTTCAGGCGCGCGGCCTTGCCCTGCAGCTCGCGCAGGTAGAAGAGGCGGGCGCGCTTCACCTTGCCGCTGGTGACCACCTCGATCTTGTCGATCCGCGGCGAATAGAGCGGGAAGATGCGCTCCACGCCCACGCCGTAGCTCATCTTCCGCACCGTGAACGTGGTGTTCACGTGCCCGCGCTTGCGGCGGATGACGACTCCCTCGAAAATCTGGATTCGCTCCTTGTCGCCTTCGCTGATCTTCGTATGCACGCGCAGGGTGTCGCCGACGCGGAATTCGGGCACCTGGCCGCGGACTTCCGGCGTGACGTTGCGCTGCTCCACCAGCTCGATCGCCTTCGAACGCATCTTCGTACCCTCTCTGACTACCGCTCGCCCAAAAACAATTTGCCGTCAAGCCTTTTGCCGGGTGAGCAGGTCGGGGCGGCGCTCGCGTGTGCGCGCCACCGCTTGCTCGCGCCGCCACTCTGCGATCTTGCCATGATCGCCGGAGAGCAGCACATCGGGCACCCGCAGCCCGCGGAACTCCGGCGGGCGCGTGTATTGCGGCCCCTCGAGGAGCCCTTCGCCGGAAAAACTGTCCGCGTGTGCGGAAAGCTCGTTTCCCAGCACACCCGGAACGAGCCGCGCGATCGCCTCGATCACCGCCAGCGCCGCCACCTCGCCGCCGTTGAGAATGAAATCTCCCAGCGACATCTCCTCGTCCACCCAGCGCAAGACGCGCTCGTCGACCCCTTCGTAGCGCCCGCAGACGAGGATCAACGAAGCCAGGGCCGCCAGATCGCGCGCCTTGCGTTGATCGAAGCGTGCTCCTTGCGGCGAAAGGAGCACCACGCGCGCCGAAGGCTGCCGCGCGCGCGCCGCCTCGATGGCCGCGACCAGCGGCTCGGGCTTCATCACCATTCCCGCGCCGCCCCCGTAGGGAACGTCGTCGGTGACGCGATGCCGGCCCTCGGCGAACTCGCGGATGTCGGTGACCTGCACGCCGAGCAGACCCTTCCCGCGCGCCTTGGCGAGGATGCTCTCCTCGAGCGGCGCCGCGATCATGCGCGGGAACAGCGTGAGCACTTCGACGGACAGCACCGCTACTCCTCCAGATCGAACAAGCCCTCCGGCGCCTCCACGACGATTCGCCGCGACTCCGGAAGCACTTCCTTTACCAGGCCGAGCGGAACCAGCGTTCCGCCGGCCAGCCGGAGCAGATCCTGGGTTCCGGCTTCCTCCACATCCTCGACCACGCCATGGACGGTACCCTGCGGGTCCGACACCTCGTAGCCGATCAGATCCACCGCGTACATCTCGCCCTCTTCCAGCGCTGGCAAGTCCGCCCGGTCGACCCGCACTTCGCTTCCCCGCAGCGCGTCCGCCTGATCCCGATCGGCGACCCCCCGAAGCGCGACCAGGTAACCCAGGTTGACGCGCTCCGCGCGATCCACTTCGAACTCCTGCTCCCCCACCCAGAGCCGGCGGACGCGGCGCAAGGCCTCCGAATCCGCGTTGTAGGGCGCGATCAAGAGACGCCCGCGGACGCCGTGGGCCCTCGCGACCCGCCCCACCGCGAGGAGCTCCGGCACTTTGGCCTACCGGCCGGCTGGCGCAGCCGACTTCTTCGCCTGCTTGATGATCTGCGCGACGGTGGCGCTCGGCCGGGCGCCCATCTTCAGCCAGTGCTCGAGCCGATCCTGCTTGAGGTGGATGCGTGCCGGCTTGTGGTTCGGATCATAGGTGCCGATCTCCTCGTTGAAGCGCCCGTCGCGCGGATTCCGCGAGTCTGTCGCAACTACGTGATAGAACGGCGATTTCTTGGCACCCCGGCGGGCGAGGCGCAGCTTGACGGCCATCGGCGCAGCTCCTTGAAAAAGCGGGCTTCTTTACATGGAGCGGCCCGTCGCCGTCAAGCCTATCGACACGGCAGGCAGTCGGGCGGCTACCTCTTCAGGACGGACTTCAGCGTGCTGCCGAGCTCGTGCGGCCCCTCGGCGAGGTGCACGCCGGCCTCGCGCAGGGCGCGGAACTTGTCCTGCGCCGTCCCCTTCCCGCCCGAGATGATGGCGCCCGCGTGACCCATCCGCTTCCCGGGTGGGGCCGTCGCCCCGGCAATGAAGCCGACTACCGGCTTCTTGTAATTGGACTTGATCCACGCGGCCGCGTCCTCTTCCTCGCCGCCCCCGATCTCGCCGATGAGGATCACCGCATCCGTCTCGGGGTCCTGCGCGAACAGCTTCATGCAGTCGACGAAATTGAGCCCGTGCACCGGATCGCCGCCGATCCCGACGGCCGTGCTCTGCCCCATTCCCAGCTGCGTCACCTGGTGCACCGCCTCATACGTCAGGGTGCCGGAGCGGGAGACGATCCCGATGCGGCCCTTGCGGTGGATGTGACCGGGCATGATCCCGATCTTGCACTCGCCGGGCGTGATCACCCCGGGGCAGTTGGGCCCGATCAGCCGCGTCGCCGAGCCCTCCATGGCGCGCTTCACCTTGACCATGTCGTCGATGGGAATGCCTTCGGTGATGCAGACCACCAGCGGAAGGCCCGCGTCGACGGCCTCGAGGATGGAGTCGGCCGCGAACGGCGGCGGCACGAAGATCACGCTGGCGTTCGCTCCCGTCTGCTCGACGGCCCGGGCGAGCGTGTCGAACACCGGCACCTTGTCCTCGAACCTCTGCCCGCCCTTTCCCGGAGTGACGCCGGCCACCAGCTGCGTGCCGTAAGCGAGCATCTGCCTGGAGTGGAACGAACCCGCGCTGCCGGTGATGCCCTGGCAGACCACGCGGGTGTCCTTGTTGACGAGGATGCTCATGCTCGTTCTCCGGAATCCGTGAATCTTCCGAGGCGCTGCGGGTCGGGATAGCCGAGCTCGCGGTGGAGCCTTGCGGCGATGCTCTCGGCGTCGCCTCCGTCCGCGCGCCGGTATACCCATCCGACGGGAAAGAGATGGCGCGCGCCCTTGTCCGGAGTGATCACGCGCACCGCGGGGCCGAGGGCGTGTCCAGGGACCCACTCGCCGGCGAAATTTCGCACCAGGACCTCCCCGAGCCAGCAGCCCAATG belongs to Deltaproteobacteria bacterium and includes:
- the rsmI gene encoding 16S rRNA (cytidine(1402)-2'-O)-methyltransferase — protein: MSLYVVATPIGNLRDLTERAREVLRECDGVIAEDTRHSGNLLKHLGIHKPLHSLPAFDEAARVEPLVRRLASGESLALVTDAGTPAVSDPGSVLVRRAAEEGVQVVPVPGPNAAVAAVSISGFPEGRFHFAGFLPRKATQRSQMLLELRPLRSQLVFYEAPQRLADTLADLRAELGDRRALVARELTKMHEELARGTLSELERRFSADVRGEVVIVVRGAPEAESEDPAVLESEIRSRLARGERPKEIADALSTTHSKRDVYQLALKLKK
- a CDS encoding YraN family protein — its product is MTKARFGALGEEAAAGLLRAGGYRIVARNHRCRLGEVDIIAERGELLVFVEVRTRATSLFGSPEETVDPRKQRRVIAAARDYLAHRGGRGKAARFDVIAVVDGPQGPALTHFENAFDV
- a CDS encoding 50S ribosomal protein L19, whose translation is MRSKAIELVEQRNVTPEVRGQVPEFRVGDTLRVHTKISEGDKERIQIFEGVVIRRKRGHVNTTFTVRKMSYGVGVERIFPLYSPRIDKIEVVTSGKVKRARLFYLRELQGKAARLKSAEEGGAPQ
- the trmD gene encoding tRNA (guanosine(37)-N1)-methyltransferase TrmD, with the translated sequence MLSVEVLTLFPRMIAAPLEESILAKARGKGLLGVQVTDIREFAEGRHRVTDDVPYGGGAGMVMKPEPLVAAIEAARARQPSARVVLLSPQGARFDQRKARDLAALASLILVCGRYEGVDERVLRWVDEEMSLGDFILNGGEVAALAVIEAIARLVPGVLGNELSAHADSFSGEGLLEGPQYTRPPEFRGLRVPDVLLSGDHGKIAEWRREQAVARTRERRPDLLTRQKA
- the rimM gene encoding 16S rRNA processing protein RimM — its product is MPELLAVGRVARAHGVRGRLLIAPYNADSEALRRVRRLWVGEQEFEVDRAERVNLGYLVALRGVADRDQADALRGSEVRVDRADLPALEEGEMYAVDLIGYEVSDPQGTVHGVVEDVEEAGTQDLLRLAGGTLVPLGLVKEVLPESRRIVVEAPEGLFDLEE
- a CDS encoding 30S ribosomal protein S16, coding for MAVKLRLARRGAKKSPFYHVVATDSRNPRDGRFNEEIGTYDPNHKPARIHLKQDRLEHWLKMGARPSATVAQIIKQAKKSAAPAGR
- the sucD gene encoding succinate--CoA ligase subunit alpha, with translation MSILVNKDTRVVCQGITGSAGSFHSRQMLAYGTQLVAGVTPGKGGQRFEDKVPVFDTLARAVEQTGANASVIFVPPPFAADSILEAVDAGLPLVVCITEGIPIDDMVKVKRAMEGSATRLIGPNCPGVITPGECKIGIMPGHIHRKGRIGIVSRSGTLTYEAVHQVTQLGMGQSTAVGIGGDPVHGLNFVDCMKLFAQDPETDAVILIGEIGGGEEEDAAAWIKSNYKKPVVGFIAGATAPPGKRMGHAGAIISGGKGTAQDKFRALREAGVHLAEGPHELGSTLKSVLKR